One window from the genome of Alnus glutinosa chromosome 13, dhAlnGlut1.1, whole genome shotgun sequence encodes:
- the LOC133854396 gene encoding uncharacterized protein LOC133854396 yields MKAFTPVISKPISTPPKPTPPVFTQTSKFNPNVERVFGFRPHSVRFPVPMTTSWGHSSSPVIESGIGSDSSVYRNTPGILEASEENIEKAIYRCRFMTLLGVSGSLVGSILCFIKGCTYVASSFLEYFVNRGKVILLLVEAIDVYLLGTVMLVFGMGLYELFVSNLDSAKSLSQEKLPHRSNFFGLFTLKERPKWLDIKTVNELKTKLGHVIVMLLLIGLLDRSKKAVIHSPADLLCFSASILLSSGSLFLLSKLNESN; encoded by the exons ATGAAAGCATTTACACCGGTAATCTCAAAACCCATTAGTACACCACCAAAACCAACTCCACCAGTCTTCACCCAAACTTCCAAATTCAATCCAAATGTAGAAAGGGTCTTTGGATTTAGGCCACATAGTGTCAGATTTCCAGTGCCCATGACCACCAGCTGGGGGCACTCTTCGTCGCCCGTAATTGAATCGGGTATTGGATCCGACTCCAGCGTGTACCGCAATACGCCGGGGATCTTGGAAGCCTCAGAAGAGAACATTGAGAAG GCTATTTACCGATGTCGCTTCATGACGCTTCTGGGAGTCTCGGGGTCTTTGGTTGGATCAATTTTATGTTTTatcaag GGCTGCACTTACGTTGCATCATCTTTTTTGGAGTACTTTGTAAATCGGGGAAAAGTGATTCTATTGCTGGTTGAGGCCATCG ATGTCTATCTTCTGGGAACTGTGATGCTGGTCTTTGGAATGGGTCTCTATGAGCTCTTTGTCAGCAATCTTGACAGTGCAAAATCACTATCGCAGGAAAAACTTCCTCACCGGTCGAATTTCTTCGGCTTATTCACTCTAAAG GAACGACCTAAGTGGTTGGATATAAAAACCGTCAATGAGCTAAAAACCAAGCTTGGCCATGTCATAGTGATGCTTCTTCTGATTGGGTTGTTGGACAGGAGTAAAAAGGCAGTTATACACTCTCCCGCGGATTTACTCTGCTTCTCCGCTTCTATCCTCCTCTCCTCTGGTTCCCTGTTTCTACTGTCTAAGCTCAATGAGTCGAACTGA
- the LOC133854761 gene encoding pentatricopeptide repeat-containing protein At1g77360, mitochondrial-like, giving the protein MEAMAVNPSTSSTAIDNHPSQIQNLSSSSSTPRKATPPLKPLLKVHQFPSHLDAPDISPTARTICEILTRASPHDIESALSSTGISPSPEIVEEVLRFSYHYPSSALKFFRWAMQAQKHSADAWNLMVDLLGKNQLFEAMWDAVRSMKQEGVLSTATFASVFGSYCTVRRSNEAVMSFDVMDRYGIQQDVVAVNSLLSAFCREENQTVKALEFVERIKTKIPPDVDTFTILLGGLEKEGNMSQAIRMFREMVDGVGWSPKYMGAYDSFLMTLLRGAAVDEAIKFLQVMKGNNCQPGLKLFSNALDILIDQGDSRQAIPLWDIMVGSGLVPNLIMYNSMIGLLCNNDDIDNAFRLLDEMVFNGVFPDSLTYNMIFQCLIKNKKVHEVSKFFVEMIKNEWPPTHSNCAMAIAMLFEGYDPETAIEIWNYMIENSIKPLDKSANALLLGLCKLGRLSELGSFANDMLDRRVRIYDSTMENLKNAFYKEGRAARDKFDSLSRRWKAR; this is encoded by the coding sequence ATGGAGGCCATGGCTGTAAACCCCAGTACCTCCTCCACCGCCATAGACAACCACCCTTCTCAAATTCAAAATCTCTCATCCTCTTCGTCAACCCCAAGAAAAGCAACCCCACCCCTGAAACCACTTCTTAAGGTCCACCAATTCCCATCCCACCTGGACGCACCGGATATTTCCCCAACAGCCCGTACCATCTGCGAAATCCTCACCCGTGCCTCTCCCCACGACATCGAATCTGCACTCTCTTCTACGGGCATCTCTCCCTCCCCTGAAATTGTCGAAGAAGTCCTCAGATTTTCCTATCATTACCCCTCCTCTGCTCTGAAGTTCTTCCGGTGGGCTATGCAGGCCCAGAAGCACTCGGCTGATGCTTGGAATCTAATGGTCGATTTGCTTGGCAAGAATCAGCTCTTCGAGGCGATGTGGGATGCAGTGCGGTCGATGAAGCAGGAAGGAGTGCTCTCGACGGCCACGTTCGCGTCGGTCTTCGGGAGTTATTGCACGGTCCGGAGGTCTAACGAGGCGGTCATGAGCTTTGATGTGATGGATAGGTACGGAATTCAACAAGATGTTGTTGCGGTGAATTCGCTGTTGAGCGCGTTTTGCCGTGAGGAGAATCAAACGGTGAAGGCCTTGGAGTTCGTCGAAAGGATCAAAACGAAGATCCCACCAGATGTGGACACGTTCACCATTTTGTTGGGAGGATTGGAGAAGGAAGGCAATATGTCGCAAGCCATACGTATGTTTCGCGAGATGGTGGACGGTGTCGGTTGGAGCCCGAAGTATATGGGAGCTTATGATTCATTCTTGATGACGCTTTTACGTGGGGCAGCGGTCGATGAGGCCATCAAGTTTCTTCAAGTTATGAAGGGAAACAACTGCCAACCAGgtttgaaattattttcaaatgctCTTGATATTCTTATTGATCAAGGCGATTCGCGCCAAGCAATCCCATTGTGGGATATTATGGTGGGCAGTGGATTGGTGCCTAACTTGATAATGTATAATTCCATGATTGGCTTACTCTGCAACAACGATGATATCGATAATGCATTTCGTCTCCTGGATGAGATGGTCTTTAATGGTGTTTTTCCTGATTCTTTAACTTATAACATGATATTTCAATGTTTGATTAAAAACAAGAAGGTCCATGAAGTGAGTAAGTTCTTTGTTGAGATGATTAAGAATGAATGGCCACCTACGCATTCCAATTGCGCAATGGCCATTGCAATGTTGTTTGAAGGCTATGACCCCGAAACAGCCATTGAGATTTGGAACTACATGATTGAGAACAGTATTAAGCCTCTTGATAAGAGCGCAAATGCTTTGCTCCTTGGTCTTTGTAAGTTAGGTAGGTTGTCGGAGTTGGGGAGTTTTGCCAATGATATGCTTGATAGAAGAGTCAGAATATATGACTCGACAATGGAAAACTTGAAGAATGCTTTCTATAAGGAGGGTAGAGCTGCAAGGGATAAGTTTGATAGTCTTTCAAGGAGGTGGAAAGCTCGCTAG